In a single window of the Bufo bufo chromosome 5, aBufBuf1.1, whole genome shotgun sequence genome:
- the LOC121002104 gene encoding secreted Ly-6/uPAR-related protein 1-like — protein sequence MSIKHRYLQEDQNTPRNLRTMRASAFFYLVAAAAFACPIAHGLQCYLCQSPTAALQCTTTTNCTNEETWCYTTVYGPAAYPFKENRIVVRGCAKDCTSSNPNNLGVTRPTICCQYDLCNVLSKALRTELVTRETVLLGIAASTILQHWA from the exons ATGAGTATAAAACACAGGTACCTCCAAGAAGATCAAAACACACCGAGGAACCTGAGGACCATGAGAGCATCAGCTTTCTTCTACCTGGTGGCTGCAGCTGCGTTTGCTTGCCCTATAG CTCACGGTCTGCAGTGTTACCTCTGCCAGTCACCGACCGCTGCTCTGCAATGTACAACAACCACTAACTGCACAAATGAAGAGACCTGGTGCTACACAACTGTCTATGGACCTGCTG CCTACCCCTTCAAAGAAAACAGGATTGTGGTCCGTGGTTGTGCCAAGGACTGTACATCTAGTAATCCCAATAATCTGGGCGTGACAAGACCCACCATCTGCTGCCAGTACGACTTGTGCAATGTTTTGAGCAAAGCACTGAGGACCGAGCTAGTGACCCGGGAAACCGTACTGCTCGGCATAGCGGCCAGCACCATACTCCAACACTGGGCATAA